Genomic DNA from Hymenobacter jejuensis:
CTTCACCAGCACGTGCCCGTTCGGCTGCTTTGGCAACTGCGTTGTGAATGTCCTCTACATTCATACCGTTTACGGGCTCGGAGGGCATATCATATGCTTCTCCTAGTGTGTAGAGTTCCGTAACATTGGAGGTCCGTTGAACAGAAGTACCCATGGCATAGCCATTGTTCTCCACAACGAAGATCACGGGCAGCTTCCACAACATAGCCATGTTGAAAGCTTCGTGCAAAGCTCCTTGCCGCACTGCGCCGTCACCCATGTAGCAAATGCATAGGTTGCCAGTTTTGTTATACTTCTCGGCAAACGCGATCCCGGCACCGAGTGGAACTTGCCCACCAACAATGCCATGCCCCCCGATGAAGTTCACGTTCTTATCGAACATGTGCATCGAGCCGCCTTTGCCTTTTGAACATCCTGTCACTTTCGCAAACAGTTCAGCCATGATGGCGTTGGGCGACGTACCAAGAGCCAGCGGATGAGCATGGTCACGATAGGCCGTTATCCATTTATCATCTTTGGTCAACGCGCTGACTGCACCCGCTACACAGGCTTCTTGGCCAATGTAGAGGTGACAGAAACCTTTGATCTTCTGCTGGCCGTATAGCTGTCCTGCTTTCTCCTCGAACTTACGCATGAGCTGCATCTGCTCATACCACTGCAAATAAGTTTCTTTCGGAAAAACAGGCTCGCTGGGTGTCGTTGCCCGCGGCTCATCCGTAGAAGATTTTACTTTCTCGTTTGTAGGTGGCATCATCTGATCCGGCGGCGTAACTGTATCGACAGCTGCGGTCGGGTTAGTTTCTTTCTTAGTTTCCGCCGACGATTTTTTCGCCGAATTGGAAGCTTTTGGGGTAGCCTTTACTTTCGTCTCCGCCATCGTGCTTTCAGTTATTCGCGTTTGGGATGCGAAAGTACGTAAAAGGATTGCAATTCCGAACTGAATGACTCTTGAAACATTACACCTCTTGTTCTTTAAAAACTACGATGAAGCTACGCTGCAGCTATCGCCTCACATCAATTGTTTTATAGGCGACAATGGGAGTGGCAAGACCAATCTATTGGATGCAATTCATTATTTGTCTTTGACCAAAAGCGCATTTACTACTTCTGATATTCAAAGCATTAAACAAGGCGAAGAGTTCTTTTCTATTCGGGGAAAGTTTTCTACTCCCGAAGCCGAAGACACTGTTCAATGTAGTTTTCGCCTTGGCCAAAAAAAGCTTGTCACACGCAACAAGCATCCGTATGAACGGCTTTCTGATCACATTGGCCGTTACCCTGTTGTCTTGATATCGCCCTATGATACCGATTTGATCCGCCAGGGTAGCGAAGAACGTCGCAAGTATTTTGATAGTCTTATTTCTCAGCTCGATCACGAATATCTCGAGTTGCTCATCTCTTACGCTTATCTACTTCGGCAACGCAATTCGCTGCTTAAGCTAGCAGCTGACCGGCAGAGTTATGATCGTGATTACCTTTTGGTCTTAGACGAACAATTAGCCCCACTAGGCAAACGGATTGCTCAGATTAGACAAGTGTTTTTGGCTGACTTCGTTCCTGTTTTCCAGCGCCACTATTACCAACTCGCAAATGACCGGGAAGCAGTCAATATTGACTATAAGAGCCAGCTACCCGACGCCGACTTCGCTCAACTTCTTCGCACACACGAGCGAAAAGACCTGGCCCTTCAGCGCACTACTGTTGGCCCTCATAAAGATGACTTTCTATTTCTGATGAATGAATTACCCGTCAAGGGATATGGATCGCAAGGCCAGCAGAAATCATTTGTTATCGCAGTGAAGCTAGCCCATTTCGAAATTGCTGCAAGCCGGAAGAAACATAAGCCTCTTCTCCTTCTAGACGACATTTTCGATAGGCTCGACGAAAC
This window encodes:
- the pdhA gene encoding pyruvate dehydrogenase (acetyl-transferring) E1 component subunit alpha — protein: MPPTNEKVKSSTDEPRATTPSEPVFPKETYLQWYEQMQLMRKFEEKAGQLYGQQKIKGFCHLYIGQEACVAGAVSALTKDDKWITAYRDHAHPLALGTSPNAIMAELFAKVTGCSKGKGGSMHMFDKNVNFIGGHGIVGGQVPLGAGIAFAEKYNKTGNLCICYMGDGAVRQGALHEAFNMAMLWKLPVIFVVENNGYAMGTSVQRTSNVTELYTLGEAYDMPSEPVNGMNVEDIHNAVAKAAERARAGEGPTFLEFKTYRYKGHSMSDPAKYRTKEEVEDYRSRDSIESVRHTILTHSMATEEELAAIDEKIKAQVAESVEFAETSPYPAAEELYHDVYVQQDYPYIRD
- the recF gene encoding DNA replication/repair protein RecF (All proteins in this family for which functions are known are DNA-binding proteins that assist the filamentation of RecA onto DNA for the initiation of recombination or recombinational repair.), with product MTLETLHLLFFKNYDEATLQLSPHINCFIGDNGSGKTNLLDAIHYLSLTKSAFTTSDIQSIKQGEEFFSIRGKFSTPEAEDTVQCSFRLGQKKLVTRNKHPYERLSDHIGRYPVVLISPYDTDLIRQGSEERRKYFDSLISQLDHEYLELLISYAYLLRQRNSLLKLAADRQSYDRDYLLVLDEQLAPLGKRIAQIRQVFLADFVPVFQRHYYQLANDREAVNIDYKSQLPDADFAQLLRTHERKDLALQRTTVGPHKDDFLFLMNELPVKGYGSQGQQKSFVIAVKLAHFEIAASRKKHKPLLLLDDIFDRLDETRITRLMQLVANQTFGQVFLTDTHLDRTDRILSNLSEQILRFRIESGKVIPL